ATATCGCGGCATTTGGTGAGTTGGAGGGACAGGCCAAGATGCTCCAACTCGAACTTTCGCGGGGTCGGATTTCCGCTGGCCAGCTCAAGGAAGTCATGAACAGGACGAAGGGGCTCATCGCTACGTGTCTGGGGCTGGGGACAGTCGTGTCATTTATCGACGAGCGAGACCGCGCACTCCAGAGACAGAAGGAGGACCCGCTGCCATACACTACGAGCCGGAGCAAGGCGGCGTACGGTTACCtggtcaaggccgaggagggcgccgGAAGCAACTTTGAGGACTTGTTACCGGACCTCAaggcggagacggagggtctgcgctcggcggccgagacggcGTTTGCGGGTGGCAtcgagttcctcgacgcAATCAACAATTCGCGATGGAAGAAGCTGCCCAAGAGCTTGGTCGGGCCAGAGGTACGCCAGGCCAATCTCATTCGTCTACGGGCCACTCTGAAGGAATTCAAGCAGTCGGGAAATAACCGCGTACTGGAGCGACTCCGTGATCGCTTCGACAGCAAGACGGGCCGGCTGCTCGAGCGGGAAGGCAAAATTGGAAGAGGTAGCCCGCGCGGCCTGTTCCGCTGTTTCCAGTTCACGGCGTCATTGACCAACTTCTGCTCGGCCCTGATCGATTGgctcgaactcgtcgaggtcatcgagctcgGAACGCCAAAGAATAAGCTCCAGTTTCCTGGAAAGTTCGTTCAGGATATGGTGCGGAGCGTGAACGACCCGTCTACCGCCGGCGACGTGTCCGGCCTAGCTGACCGCGATGACATGGGCGTgcaggacgacgacgacgacgacaccctcgacggcaatgaggacaagggcgccgacctcaagtCACGCTTCCATCCGCGCGATCCCGATGCCGGGCCACCAGGCAACGCGTTCCAAAAAGTCGGAAGGGTGGTATCTACTGCCATGCGTGCGGCGACTGGCAACAACGGCATCTTTGCACTCAAGTACGGCCTCGTGTCCGTCGCACTCTGGGTTCCGGCCGTGTGCAAGTCGTCTGCGAAATTCTACTATGTCAACCGTGGACTGTGGGCGCTCATCATGGCCCAGACTGGCCTCGGTGTGTCTACGGGTGAACAGGTGTTCAACTTTGTGCAACGCATGTCGGGGACCCTTGCCGGCGTCGTCATGGGCATGGTACTGTGGTACACTGGCGCGCAGCGGGGTTTGGGCAAAGCGCACGGCGTGACTGCAGCATTTGTGAGATTCCTCAATTCAATTCAGAGCTAACCTCAGGTGGTGGGAATGGGGCCCTTTCTCTTCCTACGCATCGCGGCTCCGCAGCAATCCACGGGTTTCTTCGTCATGATGGCGGTAACGATCGCCTTTGTGGTTGGATACTCTTGGATTGACAACCACACGGTCCAATTGGTCCACCCTGGTGTGGGGTACACTCTCGCGGGCAAACGTGCACTGCTAGTCATCATTGGTTTTGCGGCGAGCTTTGTCATGATTCTGATCCCTCGTCCAACCAGTGCCAAGACGCTCCTCCGCCAAGGAATGGCCAAGAACattgccgccctcggcggcatGTACTCTGTCGAGCTGACGAGTCTTGAGGCCGGACGTAATGCGGCCGGCGACCCAGTGGCTCGCCGCGCAAATCACCGACTACACTTCCTACGCATCTTTACTCGCCTGCAAGCGCTACACGAGAGGTTCGGGTACGCAGAGTTCGAGCTGGCCCTCCGTGGTCCATGGCCAAAGGAGCAGTATCAACGCCTCTTTTTTATCCAAGGGAGCAtgttgtcgtcgtcggcactCCTCTTCGCAGCATACTCTCAGCTCGAGCCGGAATGGTGTGCCCGCATCACGGACCGGAACGCGTTAATGCATCCCGCGTTTGTGGCGGACTTGGTATCGCTCTTCACGATCCTCGGCCACTCGTTACGACAGGCCACACCCTTGCCTCCCATTATCCCCATCTTCGAACGCCTCGCCTACCACAAGACATACCAGCACGCATTGcgtcgcgcggccgcggcggtcaGTCGGGGCCCAGGACAGGGGAAAAGCGACGATgccgccgacaccgacACCACGGACGACAatatcctcctcgccccagAAGCTGCGGCGTTGCAATCACTCGAGAGCGAGTTGACATGGGATAACGCACACCAGGAGCAGTTTGCTTTATATGCTAcgacgctcgtcgcgctcgcccacTTTATTGGCGGACTCAACTCGCTGCACGCGACCGTGCTTTCGCTTGTGGGAGAACACGAGATCGAGGGGTTCGCCCAGGCACAGGAGCGCTGGGCACGTGCTGAGATGGCCGTGTAGTTATTGACTCTATGCATTACACTAATCTTGAGCTGTGGTTGGCACTTGAGCAATCCAGGCGTGGACACATGTTACTGCAAGGCGATTAGGGCCAGAGTGTCGCTGGTCGTGGGATCAGACGGGTCAACTTGACGAcaggaggttggcgagatGCCGATGGAGTCTCACTCGACGACTATTCGGCCGTACAAGGCGGCTCTTCCGCGCTCCAGTCATCACGCGCTCATGCACGCGCCGGGACACCGTCCCATGTCCGACGACCAGCGCCGCCCCCGAACACAGTGAGATGACCTGTGCATCCTCCCCCTTAacgcgggggagggggagaggaaCGGCTTCAAGTGTCCCGCAGCGATAGATGACTTTGTACACCCCCCCGGAGGTATGTAGCAATCCCAAAGGCGACAGGTCGAGTGTGAGTGCTGGTACAATATGTAACGTCTCTGGTGTCGGCGGCTTTGAGAACCGGAGTTCTGTGATCTCGTTCCAGATCGCAGCAAAGACCGGCCGCCCCTCACGCAGGACGGCGATGTATCCCCTCGGGAAGGCCGCACACATCCCGGCAAACAGGTCTGTGTTCCGGGCCGAGGAAAGTGATGAGCGTTCC
Above is a genomic segment from Cutaneotrichosporon cavernicola HIS019 DNA, chromosome: 1 containing:
- a CDS encoding uncharacterized protein (Putative ER transporter, 6TM, N-terminal) — protein: MVEKDTDLASNGVNAHGRAEPTPPISSSPPISRQPKHSTWLMSALKSRRTWKNWARSMIALFVATLLMVIRPTREALGSSAAFFGLIACTILPPILPLSILFFALITLGLGMLLGWAWGVAAWAAGLSVRDQALVQTTMQAVQAQAQAAGVDPRLAMQAAIFRGDFLDPRSSAIHGVFIFIGAYFLGWIKATKPTLTLLSIFATILLDMNCTFGPLFPYGYYTLATTLIKPAAAYMAVAVVCTVLFFPQSLNHLVLSGLVKKTYQPMLALLKLQEQILGANPTNHEEWAGLADEAHNLSRDYIAAFGELEGQAKMLQLELSRGRISAGQLKEVMNRTKGLIATCLGLGTVVSFIDERDRALQRQKEDPLPYTTSRSKAAYGYLVKAEEGAGSNFEDLLPDLKAETEGLRSAAETAFAGGIEFLDAINNSRWKKLPKSLVGPEVRQANLIRLRATLKEFKQSGNNRVLERLRDRFDSKTGRLLEREGKIGRGSPRGLFRCFQFTASLTNFCSALIDWLELVEVIELGTPKNKLQFPGKFVQDMVRSVNDPSTAGDVSGLADRDDMGVQDDDDDDTLDGNEDKGADLKSRFHPRDPDAGPPGNAFQKVGRVVSTAMRAATGNNGIFALKYGLVSVALWVPAVCKSSAKFYYVNRGLWALIMAQTGLGVSTGEQVFNFVQRMSGTLAGVVMGMVLWYTGAQRGLGKAHGVTAAFVVGMGPFLFLRIAAPQQSTGFFVMMAVTIAFVVGYSWIDNHTVQLVHPGVGYTLAGKRALLVIIGFAASFVMILIPRPTSAKTLLRQGMAKNIAALGGMYSVELTSLEAGRNAAGDPVARRANHRLHFLRIFTRLQALHERFGYAEFELALRGPWPKEQYQRLFFIQGSMLSSSALLFAAYSQLEPEWCARITDRNALMHPAFVADLVSLFTILGHSLRQATPLPPIIPIFERLAYHKTYQHALRRAAAAVSRGPGQGKSDDAADTDTTDDNILLAPEAAALQSLESELTWDNAHQEQFALYATTLVALAHFIGGLNSLHATVLSLVGEHEIEGFAQAQERWARAEMAV